The DNA sequence CACGCCGAGGGCGATGACCTGGATGCGCTGCAGAGCCAGATCGAGGCGGTCGATGGCTGGACCTGGGAGCAGCGGGTGGACGAGACACTGGAGCGGCTGAAGCTCCGGGCGGACCAGCAGGTCGACGCCTTGTCCGGCGGCCTGCGCAAGCGGGTGGCGCTGGCGCAGGCGCTGGTGGCCGCACCCGACGTGCTGCTGCTGGACGAGCCGACCAACCACCTGGACCTGGAATCCATCATCTGGCTGCAGGACCTGCTGATCTCGTTCCGCGGCGCGGTGCTGCTGATCACCCACGACCGGGCGTTTCTGGATGCCGTCAGCACGCGCATCCTCGAACTCGACCGCGGCCAGATCCGCAGCTATCCGGGCAGCTTCACCACCTATGAAGCGACCAAGGCCCGCGAACTCGAAGACGAGGCGCTCTTCAACGCCCGCTTCGACAAGCTGCTGGCGCAGGAAGAGGTCTGGATCCGCAAGGGGGTCGAAGCCCGCCGCACCCGCAGCGTCAGCCGCATCAACCGCCTGACGGCCCTGCGCGACCAGCGCGCCGCGCGGCGCGACGTGGTGGGCAAGGTGCGGCTCGAAGTCGATGCCAGCTCGCGCAGCGGCAAGATCGTCGCGGAGCTGGAAGGTGCCACCAAGGCCTATGGCGACCGCACCATCGTGCGCGGCTTCACCGGCACCATCCTGCGCGGCGACAAGGTCGGTCTGATCGGGCCGAACGGCGCCGGCAAGACGACGCTGCTGAAGATGATCCTCGGCGAACTCGCGCCCGACAGCGGCACGGTCAAGCTCGGCACGATGCTGCAGGTGGCGTACTTCGACCAGATGCGCGAGGCGCTGAACCTCGACGCCACGCTGGCCGACACCATCAGCCCGGGCAGCGAGTGGATCGAGATCGGCAACGCACGCAAGCACGTGATGAGCTACCTCGGGGACTTCCTGTTCTCGCCGGCGCGGGCGAATTCGCCGGTGCGCAGCCTCTCGGGCGGCGAGCGCAACCGGCTGCTGCTGGCGCGCCTGTTTGCGCGGCCGGCCAACGTGCTGGTGCTCGACGAGCCGACCAACGACCTCGACATCGAGACGCTGGAGCTGCTGGAAGACCTGCTGCAGAACTTCAAGGGCACCGTGTTCCTGGTGAGCCACGACCGGCGCTTCCTCGATGCGGTGGTGACCAGCACCATCGTCAGTGAAGGCGATGGCAACTGGCGCGAGTACGAAGGCAGCGTCGAGGACTGGCTGCTGCAGTCGCAGCGCGCCGCCGCGCTGGCCGCCAAGGCCGCGCGCAATGCCCCCGCACCGGCGCCGGTGAAGGCCGCGGTGGCGGCTGCGCCGGTCGCGGCGCCCGCCGTCGCCAAGCGCAAGCTCAGCTACAAGGAACAGCGCGAGCTGGACGAGCTGCCCGCCCGCCTCGCGGCCCTCGAAGCCGAACAGGCCGCGCTGAACGAGGCCCTCGCGGGCACCGCGCTGTACGCGGGGCCTGCTGACAAGGTCGCCGCCGCGCATGCGCGCCATGCGGCGATCGACGACGAGCTGCTGGTGCTGATGGAGCGCTGGGAGGCGCTCGAAGCGCGCTGACCGTCGATCAGGCGGTTGGCCTCAGGCGGCCAGGGCCATCGTGCGCTGGGTCAGCGTGTGGTGCCAGTGCACGAAGGCGGTGGAGAGCATCATCGCCTCGCTGTCGGCCACGTGGCGGTCGGACTCGATCACCGTGCGGCAGATGTGCATCAGCTCGGCGCACAGGCCCGGGTGGTCGATTTCGGCCAGCAGTCCGCGGACCAGGTGCGGGTCGATGTGGCTGTTGTTCGACCAGACCATCGGCGACTGCACCAGGAGGTCTTCGCACAGGCCATGCATCACCTCGCGGAAGGCTTGCCCACTGAGGCCCAGGCGTTCGGCGACGCCGTGCAGCTCCAGTGCGTCGATCTCGACCAGACTCAGGTGTCCGTCGGCCAGCAGGGCCAGGGCGACGACACGGGCGGCGGCTTCAGGGCTGTTGCGGGGGTAGCTGCGCATGGAAAGGTCCTCGTGGTGGTTAGGAGAAGTCGCACCATGGCGACGCGACAGGCACAGCTTAGGTGGCGATACGCTGCGGAAAAACCAGCGAATTCCTGAATTCAAGTTCGTAAAATACGAACCATGAGCCTCGACTTCAGCTACCGGCATCTCTACTACTTCTGGGTGGTCGCCAAGGAGGGCGGCCTCTCGCGGGGTGCCGAGCGGCTGGGGGTGGCGGTGCAGACGGTGAGTGCGCAGGTGCGCGAACTGGAGCAGGCGCTGGGCCACGCGCTGTTGCAGCCAGCCGGCCGAGGCGTGGCGCTCACCGAGGCGGGGCGTGCGGCGATGCTGCAGGCCGAGCAGATCTTCCAGCTCGGCGCGGCGCTGCCCGACCGGGTGCGTGATGCGGCGACCGTGCCGGTGGTGCGGCTGGCGGTGGGGGTGGGCGGCGGGCTGCCCAAGCTGGTGGTGTGGCGGCTGCTGCGGCCGGTGCTGGACGAGCCGCACCTGCGGTTGCAGATCCGCGAGCAGGACTTCGAGCCGATGCTGGCCGATCTGGCGCTGCACCGGCTCGATGTGGTGCTGGCCGACCGCGCCGCCCCACCACAGCAGGGCCTGCGGCTCTACAGCCACCGGTTGGGCGGATCGCCAGTGGGCTGGTATGCACCACCGGCCTGGCAGTCCGTGCTGCGCGACGATTTTCCCCGCGCACTGGCCCGCGTGCCGGTGCTGCTGCCGACCCGCTCCGCCACGATGCGGATCGCGCTCGACCAGTGGTTCGAGCGCGAGGCCCTGCACCCGCAGGTGGTCGGCGAATTCGACGACAGCGCGATGCTCAAGACCTTCGGTGCCGGCGGGATGGGCGTGTTCCCGGCTGCCGACTGGGTGCACGACGATCTGGTGGCGCGCTACGGCGTGTGCCGTGTCGGGGGCAGTCCGGGTGTGGAGGAGCCGTTTTTCGCCATTGCGGCCGACAAGCGCATCCAGCATCCGCTGGTGCAGCGGCTGTGGCCCGAGCCCGCCGGGGACGGACGCGCTCAGCGTGCGGAGAGCAGGACCTTGATGTCCGCCGCCAGATCCGCCGGCGGCGTGGCGTGGCGGACGTAGAGCCGCACCTGCCCCTGCGGATCGAAGACGAATGACGCCGCGGTGTGGTCCACCGTGTAGCTGGACTCCGTCTTGCCCGGGACCTCGCGGTAGAAGATCTTGAATTCCTTGGCGGCGGCGGCGGTTTCCTCTGGCGTGCCGCGCAGCCCGACCCAGTTCGGATTGAAGGCGCCGACGTAGGCCTTCAGCAGTGCGGCAGTGTCGCGCTTCGGATCGACCGTGACGAAGACGCCGACCAGCTTGTCGCCGTCCGGGCCGAGCAGGCGCTGGGTTTCCGCCAGGTTGGTCAGCGTGGTCGGGCAGACGTCCGGACACTGGGTGTAGCCGAAGAAGACGACGGCGACCTTGCCCTTCAGGCTGGAGAGCTGGAAGGGCTGGCCGCTGGCGTCGGTCAGCGCGAGCTGGCGGGCGTATTCGGCGCCGGTGATGTCGAGCGACTTGAAGCTGGGGGCGGGGGTCTTCTCGCAGCCGCTCAGCGCGCCGAGCAGGAGCAGGCTGGAGGCGAGCAGCGCCAGGCGCCGGGCGGGCCGGTGGAGTCGTGCGGGAACAGTCATGGTCACAGTCACAGCCAGGGCTTCAGGTAATGATCGACCAGCAATGCCGCGAACAGCAGCGACAGGTGCCAGATCGAGAAGCGGAAGGTCTCGCGGGCGAGGGCTTCGGAGTATGCGCGGCGCAGGCGGATCGCGTAGTGGATGAAGCGCCCGCCCAGCACGATGGCGGCGGCGAGGTACAGCCAGCCGCTCATGCCCTGCACGAAGGGCAGCAGCGTCGCCGCGAACAGGATGAAGGTGTAGAGCAGGATCTGCAGCCGCGTGAACTCGTTGCCGTGCGTCACCGGCAGCATCGGCAGGCCGGCGCGGGCGTAATCCTCGGCGCGGTAGAGCGCCAGCGCCCAGAAGTGCGGCGGGGTCCACAGGAAGATGATCAGGAACAGCGCGATCGCCTCCGGCCCGACCTCGCCGGTCAGTGCCGCCCAGCCCAGCACCGGCGGCATCGCACCCGAGGCGCCGCCGATGACGATGTTCTGCGGCGTCATCGGCTTGAGGATCACGGTGTAGATGACCGCGTAGCCGACGAAGGTGCCGAAGGTCAGCCAGGCCGTCAGCGGGTTGACGCGGAAGTACAGCAGGGCCATGCCCGCTCCGCCCAGCACGGCCGAGAACAGCAGCGCCTGCGCCTGGCTCAGGTCGCCGTTGGCGGTGGGGCGCCAGGAGGTGCGCTTCATCCGGGCGTCGATCTTCTGCTCGATCAGGCAGTTGAAGGCCGCTGCGGCACTGGCCACGAGCCAGATGCCCACGCTGGCGAGCACGGCCGTGACGACGTCGGCCCAGCGCGGCAGGCCCGGAACGGCCAGCAGCATGCCGATCGCCGCGCAGAACACGATGAGCTGCACGACCCGCGGCTTGGTCAGCGCGACGTACTGGCGCCAGCGCGACAGGCGCGGCGTGGTCGGGGTGAGGGTGGTGGCGTTCATCGGGACAGGGCGGCGGACGGGAGGTGGGAAGACGCCGGCGAGGCGGGAGCGGCGGAAGAAGCGGGCGATGTGGCGACAGCGCGGGGGCGGTGTGCCAGCAGCGCCGCCAGCAGCGTCACCAGTGCGGCAGCACCGCCGGTGTGCGCCACGGCGGCCAGCAGCGGCCAGTCGAGCACGATGTTGGACAGGCCGGTCAGCGTCTGCAGCAGGGCGACGGCGAGCAGGCCGCGGGCGTAGCGCGGGGCTGGCCGGCGCAGCGCCGCGATCAGCAGGCCGAGCGCGGTCAGCACGACGAGCGCGCCGATGCGGTGCGTGATGTGGATGGCGGTGAGTGCCGTGAAGGGCAGGGCGCTGCCATCGGCCTGCACGCCCAGGCCGCGCTGCAGGGTGAACCCGGCGCCGAAGTCCATCGGCGGCCACCACTGGCCCTGGCAGGTGGGCAGGTCCTGGCAGGCCAGCACGGCGTAGTTGGTGCTGACCCAGCCGCCGAGTGCCACCTGCACGGTGACGAGGCCGAGGACCGCCCAGACCGCCCCGCGCACGCGCCCGGACAGCCTGGGGGCCTGAGGGGCGTGCCGTTGCGTCTGCACGGCCAGCAGCGCGAGCAGGCCGATGCCGCCGAGCAGGTGGCCGGTGACGATGGCGGGGTAGAGCTTCATCGTCACCGTCAGCGCGCCGAATGCGCCCTGCAGGCAGACCCAGACGAAGGTGAGCGTGGCCCAGCCGGGGCTGATCTGCCGGGCCTGTGCCGGGTCGCTGCGCTGCAGGCGGCGCATGGCCAGCGCACTCCACACCATCAGCACGGTCAGCAGCGCACCCACACCGGTGGCGAGGTAGCGGTGGACCATTTCCACCCAGGCCTTGCCGTGGGTCACGGGCCCGTCGGGCAGGGCCGTCTGGGCCTGTGTGATCTCGTGGCGCGCACCGAGCGGACTGGCGTTGCCATAGCAGCCCGGCCAGTCCGGGCATCCCAGGCCGGAGTCGGTCAGCCGCGTGAAGGCGCCGAAGAGCACGAGATCGAAGGTGAGGAAGAGCGTGACGAGCGTCAGTGCCCGCAGCCGCTGCGGGGTGGAGGCGCCACGGTGGCGCCACGCCAGCCAGGCCAGCGGCAGCGTGGCCAGCCCGATGGCCACCAGCGCCATCTGCGCCAGCGGGCCGAGGTCGATCAGGTCGGTCGGGTTCATGGCGGTGGCTGGCTCAGCGTGCGAGACCCGGCGTGGTGGTCACCGGGCCCACGATGGCCGGATCGCGTCCGGCACGGTCCCACGAGGTGGAGGCGCGCAGCACGCGCTCGACGTCGCGCTTGACCTTGGCCGGCTCGAAGGCCACCGGGAAGCGCATCATCCACACCCCCATCGGATCGACGAGGTAGAGGTGCGAGGACAGGGGCTCGCCCGGGGCTGGCCTGAGCCAGCGGGCCACCGCCTCGCGGGGCGCGCGCAGCACGCTGGCTTCGGCCAGCGCCGGCAGCAGATCGGCCCGCGGCGGGGTCTCGCCCGTGACGATCCAGACGCGGTCCAGCCGGTCCTTTTCGCGGCCGAGCGTCTCGCGCAGCTGGCGCTGGGCGTAGAGCAGCTTCTCGCAGGTGCTGTCGCAGGCACCGTCGGCCACGACCACCAGCAGCCACTGGTCGCGCAGGCTGCGTGGCTCGACGGCCTGGCCCTGCAGGTCGGTCAGTGGCAGCGAGGCGGCGGGCGGGAGGTCGACTGGCGGCTGGATCAGCACGCCGTGTCCCGGCTGGCCGGTCGGCCGGATGACGTAGTAGGTGAAGTAGGACGCGATCACCGGCGAGGCGCAGGCCAGCAGGATCAGGGCCATCTTGATCCGGCCCACGCGGGTGCGGGCCGCTGCGTCCGGGTCGGCCGATGGCGTGGGCAGGTCGTGGACCGACAGGTTCAGCGGTTGTGCGGCGTTCGGAGCGTCATGCGACATGGGAAGCAGCCTGCCTGCGCGGGCGGATGAGTTGATACCAGACATACAGGCCCGCGATCAGGGCGCTGAGGGCGAACCACTGGACGGCGTAGCCGTGGTGCTTGTCGACACCGACCGCCGGGGCGGACCAGTGGCGCAGCAGGCCATCGTCCGGAGGTCCTTCGGTCTGGAGCAGCGCCACCGGGCGCAGGCTCAGGCCGGACTCGCGGGCGGCGGCAGCGATGTCGAGATTCTGACGGATGGGGCCGGTTTCGAGGCCGCCGAAGTCGAACAGCCTCGACGGGGTGGGGATGATGCGGGCG is a window from the Sphaerotilus montanus genome containing:
- a CDS encoding ABC-F family ATP-binding cassette domain-containing protein, giving the protein MALLTLLDASLAYGHVALLDHAAMSLEAGERIGLIGRNGTGKSSLLKILAGLELPDDGTLQVQANVRRYYVPQEPQFEPGISVFDAVSVGVAEARSLRERYEAHAEGDDLDALQSQIEAVDGWTWEQRVDETLERLKLRADQQVDALSGGLRKRVALAQALVAAPDVLLLDEPTNHLDLESIIWLQDLLISFRGAVLLITHDRAFLDAVSTRILELDRGQIRSYPGSFTTYEATKARELEDEALFNARFDKLLAQEEVWIRKGVEARRTRSVSRINRLTALRDQRAARRDVVGKVRLEVDASSRSGKIVAELEGATKAYGDRTIVRGFTGTILRGDKVGLIGPNGAGKTTLLKMILGELAPDSGTVKLGTMLQVAYFDQMREALNLDATLADTISPGSEWIEIGNARKHVMSYLGDFLFSPARANSPVRSLSGGERNRLLLARLFARPANVLVLDEPTNDLDIETLELLEDLLQNFKGTVFLVSHDRRFLDAVVTSTIVSEGDGNWREYEGSVEDWLLQSQRAAALAAKAARNAPAPAPVKAAVAAAPVAAPAVAKRKLSYKEQRELDELPARLAALEAEQAALNEALAGTALYAGPADKVAAAHARHAAIDDELLVLMERWEALEAR
- the cyoE gene encoding heme o synthase, with the protein product MNATTLTPTTPRLSRWRQYVALTKPRVVQLIVFCAAIGMLLAVPGLPRWADVVTAVLASVGIWLVASAAAAFNCLIEQKIDARMKRTSWRPTANGDLSQAQALLFSAVLGGAGMALLYFRVNPLTAWLTFGTFVGYAVIYTVILKPMTPQNIVIGGASGAMPPVLGWAALTGEVGPEAIALFLIIFLWTPPHFWALALYRAEDYARAGLPMLPVTHGNEFTRLQILLYTFILFAATLLPFVQGMSGWLYLAAAIVLGGRFIHYAIRLRRAYSEALARETFRFSIWHLSLLFAALLVDHYLKPWL
- a CDS encoding LysR family transcriptional regulator, with protein sequence MSLDFSYRHLYYFWVVAKEGGLSRGAERLGVAVQTVSAQVRELEQALGHALLQPAGRGVALTEAGRAAMLQAEQIFQLGAALPDRVRDAATVPVVRLAVGVGGGLPKLVVWRLLRPVLDEPHLRLQIREQDFEPMLADLALHRLDVVLADRAAPPQQGLRLYSHRLGGSPVGWYAPPAWQSVLRDDFPRALARVPVLLPTRSATMRIALDQWFEREALHPQVVGEFDDSAMLKTFGAGGMGVFPAADWVHDDLVARYGVCRVGGSPGVEEPFFAIAADKRIQHPLVQRLWPEPAGDGRAQRAESRTLMSAARSAGGVAWRT
- a CDS encoding SCO family protein, which produces MTVPARLHRPARRLALLASSLLLLGALSGCEKTPAPSFKSLDITGAEYARQLALTDASGQPFQLSSLKGKVAVVFFGYTQCPDVCPTTLTNLAETQRLLGPDGDKLVGVFVTVDPKRDTAALLKAYVGAFNPNWVGLRGTPEETAAAAKEFKIFYREVPGKTESSYTVDHTAASFVFDPQGQVRLYVRHATPPADLAADIKVLLSAR
- a CDS encoding COX15/CtaA family protein, which produces MNPTDLIDLGPLAQMALVAIGLATLPLAWLAWRHRGASTPQRLRALTLVTLFLTFDLVLFGAFTRLTDSGLGCPDWPGCYGNASPLGARHEITQAQTALPDGPVTHGKAWVEMVHRYLATGVGALLTVLMVWSALAMRRLQRSDPAQARQISPGWATLTFVWVCLQGAFGALTVTMKLYPAIVTGHLLGGIGLLALLAVQTQRHAPQAPRLSGRVRGAVWAVLGLVTVQVALGGWVSTNYAVLACQDLPTCQGQWWPPMDFGAGFTLQRGLGVQADGSALPFTALTAIHITHRIGALVVLTALGLLIAALRRPAPRYARGLLAVALLQTLTGLSNIVLDWPLLAAVAHTGGAAALVTLLAALLAHRPRAVATSPASSAAPASPASSHLPSAALSR
- a CDS encoding TerB family tellurite resistance protein translates to MRSYPRNSPEAAARVVALALLADGHLSLVEIDALELHGVAERLGLSGQAFREVMHGLCEDLLVQSPMVWSNNSHIDPHLVRGLLAEIDHPGLCAELMHICRTVIESDRHVADSEAMMLSTAFVHWHHTLTQRTMALAA
- a CDS encoding SCO family protein gives rise to the protein MSHDAPNAAQPLNLSVHDLPTPSADPDAAARTRVGRIKMALILLACASPVIASYFTYYVIRPTGQPGHGVLIQPPVDLPPAASLPLTDLQGQAVEPRSLRDQWLLVVVADGACDSTCEKLLYAQRQLRETLGREKDRLDRVWIVTGETPPRADLLPALAEASVLRAPREAVARWLRPAPGEPLSSHLYLVDPMGVWMMRFPVAFEPAKVKRDVERVLRASTSWDRAGRDPAIVGPVTTTPGLAR